Genomic window (Verrucomicrobiia bacterium):
GCCAGCAGCCGCCCCTGCACATCGCCGGTTTGTGGATGGACGGCTTTGCGGACCTCACGCCGCAGGAGGTGGATTTTTTGGCGGCGCTGGCGCCCCATTGCGCGCAGATGACGCTGGCCTTTTGTGCCGACAAACTGGCGGAAGAAGACCTGCCGCCGCTGCATCCGCAGGCGGTGGTGATGCGCACCGTGCGACGCTGCGCCGAGGCCCTGAGCGCGCTGGTCAACGCGCACCCCAGTTACGCCACCTTGGGCCGCGCCTCCGGCCTCACCCGCTTTGCCGCCTCCCCGGCGCTGGCGCATCTCGAGCGCCACTGGGCCGACTCCCTGCCGCCGGCCTTTCCCGAGGCCACCCCGGCCCTGCGCCTGGTGGCCTGCGCCAACCCGGAGGCCGAGGTGATCTGTGCCGCGCGCGAAATCCTGCAACACGTCAGGCGCGGCGGCCGCTTCCGGGAGCTGGCCGTGCTCACCCGCCGGCTGGATTCGCATGCGGCGTACCTGAAGCGCATCTTCCGCCGCTACGAAATCCCCTTTTTCCTGGATCAACGCGAGCCGATGGCCCATCACCCCCTGGCCGAGCTGACCCGTTATGCCCTCCGCGTCGTGGCCTTCGGCTGGAAAAACGCCGACTGGCTGGGCGCGCTCAAATCCGGTTTGACGCCCATCGCCCCCGAGCAACTCGACGCCCTGGAAAATCTCGTCCTGGAGTTGGGGTTGGACGGCGAACGCTGGCTGAACTCGTGGCAGAATGAGCCTTCCGAGGCGGCCAATTATGAATCCTGGCGCGCCAGGCTGGTGCCGCCCTTCCGCCAACTGCGCGAGACCCTTCGCCGCCATCCGGGCGGCGTCACGGGGGGCGACCTCGCCCGCGGCCTGCGGCAGCTCTACGAGGAGCTGGGAGTGGCGGAAACCCTGCAACGATGGGCGGAACAAACCACCCCCGGGCCGGCAGCCCTGCCTCCCGCCGCACATGCCACCGTCTGGCAGATGGTGGAGCAATGGCTGGAAACCGTGGAGCTGGCCTTGGGGGATCATCGGCTGCCGGTGGCGGAATGGCTGCCCATCCTTGAATCCGGCCTCAGCCAGCTCAGCGTGGGCATCATCCCGCCCGCCATGGACCAGGTGTTGGTGGGGGCGGTGGACCGCTCCCGCCAGCCGGAGATCAAAACGTTGATATTGCTGGGCCTCAATGAGGGCCTCTTTCCCGCGCCGCCGGAGCCGCCCCTCCTGCTCACCGAGGAGGAGCGCACCCAACTGGAGCAGCAAGGGAAGCTGCCCCTGGGGCTGAGCCTCCTGGGCCGGCAGGGCGCCGAGCGGTATCTGGCCTACATCGCCTGCACGCGGGCGGCGTCCCGTCTGGTGGTCACCCGCGCCCAGGCCGGCGCCGAGGGCCAGCCGCTGAATCCCTCGCTCTTTTATCTGCGCCTTCAACAGATGTTTCCCCAAGTCCAGGAAGAGCGCTTCACCGGCGAGGTGGAACCCCGGCACAGTCTGCATGCCTCCGAATTGCTGCCCGCCCTCCTGGCCGGGCGGGACTGGCCGGAGGCTCATCGGGACATCATCCCGGCGCCGCTGGAACAGCTCAAACATTATGCCCCGGATGAATGGCTCGGCCCCGCCATGCTCGAGCAGCTTTTCGGCCACACGCTGACCACCAGCATCAGCGCGCTGGAAACTTATGCCGCCTGCCCCTTCCGCTATTTCGTGGAGCGCATCCTCCGGGCCGGCGAGCGGCCCCTGTTTGCCATGGACGACATGCAGCGCGGCTCCTTCCTCCATGAAGTCCTGGCCCATTTCCACCACGCCGTTTGTCAGGCGGAAAAACAATGGCGCGATTTGTCGCCCGCGGAAGCCGGGGAGTTGCTGCGAAAGGTGGCGCAGGAGGTGGCGGATCAGTTTAATTATGGCCTCATGCAGGCCGGTGTGCGCCATCAATTTCTGCGGGATTCCCTGGTGGAGCGCCTGGAGGCCTACGTGGCCCAGGCGGTCAGGTGGATGAGCGTTTATCAGTTGAATCCCTTCCGGGTGGAGCTGGCCTTCGGCATGCCCGAGGACGCCTCAGACAAGGCGGCTCTGCCCGCCTGGGAGCTGCCCCTCGAGGGCAACAAAACCCTGCGCTTGATGGGGCGCATTGACCGCGTGGATATTTATAAGCCGTCCGATGGCTCGCCGCCTCTGGCAGTGGTGCTGGATTACAAATCACGCGAAAAACAGATGGAAGATTTGCGGCTGCATCACGGGCTCGATTTGCAGCTCCTCGCCTACTTGAACGTGGTGCATCTCATGCCCGAAATGGCCGGCGCGGCGGGCGTGAACGCGCTGCAACCGTTGGGCGCCTTTTACGTCAGCATGCTGGCCAGCCCGAAACCCGCCAG
Coding sequences:
- a CDS encoding PD-(D/E)XK nuclease family protein codes for the protein MNIRFLLGPAGSGKTWQCVKEIREELLRRPLGPPLILLAPRQATFQLERLLLADGTLPGYTRLSILSFARLADYLLAVLGGARPRMLSEEGRVMVLRALLQQHEDDLKIFKSSVRRAGFAPELSRWLRELQQQQVTPECLAKAAQALAQSPALADKLNDTARLFRAFQQWLQDHALVEAEGLLPLAAARLRQAHRQQPPLHIAGLWMDGFADLTPQEVDFLAALAPHCAQMTLAFCADKLAEEDLPPLHPQAVVMRTVRRCAEALSALVNAHPSYATLGRASGLTRFAASPALAHLERHWADSLPPAFPEATPALRLVACANPEAEVICAAREILQHVRRGGRFRELAVLTRRLDSHAAYLKRIFRRYEIPFFLDQREPMAHHPLAELTRYALRVVAFGWKNADWLGALKSGLTPIAPEQLDALENLVLELGLDGERWLNSWQNEPSEAANYESWRARLVPPFRQLRETLRRHPGGVTGGDLARGLRQLYEELGVAETLQRWAEQTTPGPAALPPAAHATVWQMVEQWLETVELALGDHRLPVAEWLPILESGLSQLSVGIIPPAMDQVLVGAVDRSRQPEIKTLILLGLNEGLFPAPPEPPLLLTEEERTQLEQQGKLPLGLSLLGRQGAERYLAYIACTRAASRLVVTRAQAGAEGQPLNPSLFYLRLQQMFPQVQEERFTGEVEPRHSLHASELLPALLAGRDWPEAHRDIIPAPLEQLKHYAPDEWLGPAMLEQLFGHTLTTSISALETYAACPFRYFVERILRAGERPLFAMDDMQRGSFLHEVLAHFHHAVCQAEKQWRDLSPAEAGELLRKVAQEVADQFNYGLMQAGVRHQFLRDSLVERLEAYVAQAVRWMSVYQLNPFRVELAFGMPEDASDKAALPAWELPLEGNKTLRLMGRIDRVDIYKPSDGSPPLAVVLDYKSREKQMEDLRLHHGLDLQLLAYLNVVHLMPEMAGAAGVNALQPLGAFYVSMLASPKPASNRAKALKEKMAEGPAFPHHGRFDAAHWRLLNAKPEQNGQCSGPVRFQFKNGGPSGKAVMDSLAFQALLEQNLQHLRNFGSRILKGDMRVDPCVIKDTSACDYCPCSAVCRIDPWRHAFRRLAAPPKAGQTANTTPA